A genomic stretch from Heliangelus exortis chromosome 16, bHelExo1.hap1, whole genome shotgun sequence includes:
- the PFDN4 gene encoding prefoldin subunit 4 isoform X1, whose protein sequence is MGDPQPYPQAAEDVNVTFEDQQKINKFARNTSRITELKEEIEVKKKQLQNLEDACDDIMMLDDDDSLLIPYQIGDVFISHSQEETQEMLEEAKKSLQEEIETLESRVESIQRVLSDLKVQLYAKFGNNINLEAEDS, encoded by the exons ATGGGGGACCCCCAGCCCTACCCGCAG GCTGCAGAAGATGTTAATGTTACTTTTGAAGATCAACAGAAAATTAACAAGTTTGCAAGAAATACTAGCAGGATCACAgagctgaaagaagaaatagaagtgaaaaag AAACAACTTCAGAACTTGGAAGATGCTTGTGATGACATCATGATGCTGGATGATGATGATTCACTTCTCATACCCTACCAAATTGGAGATGTCTTCATTAGTCATTCCCAAGAAGAGACACAAGAGATGCTGGAGGAGGCAAAG aaaagtttaCAAGAAGAAATTGAAACATTAGAATCCCGAGTGGAATCAATTCAGAGGGTGTTATCTGACCTGAAAGTTCAGCTCTATGCAAAGTTTGGAAATAACATAAATCTTGAAGCTGAGGATAGTTAA
- the PFDN4 gene encoding prefoldin subunit 4 isoform X2: protein MAATMKKAAAEDVNVTFEDQQKINKFARNTSRITELKEEIEVKKKQLQNLEDACDDIMMLDDDDSLLIPYQIGDVFISHSQEETQEMLEEAKKSLQEEIETLESRVESIQRVLSDLKVQLYAKFGNNINLEAEDS, encoded by the exons ATGGCCGCGACCATGAAGAAAGCG GCTGCAGAAGATGTTAATGTTACTTTTGAAGATCAACAGAAAATTAACAAGTTTGCAAGAAATACTAGCAGGATCACAgagctgaaagaagaaatagaagtgaaaaag AAACAACTTCAGAACTTGGAAGATGCTTGTGATGACATCATGATGCTGGATGATGATGATTCACTTCTCATACCCTACCAAATTGGAGATGTCTTCATTAGTCATTCCCAAGAAGAGACACAAGAGATGCTGGAGGAGGCAAAG aaaagtttaCAAGAAGAAATTGAAACATTAGAATCCCGAGTGGAATCAATTCAGAGGGTGTTATCTGACCTGAAAGTTCAGCTCTATGCAAAGTTTGGAAATAACATAAATCTTGAAGCTGAGGATAGTTAA